Genomic window (Candidatus Saccharibacteria bacterium oral taxon 488):
GATTTTACCAAAATCAAGGTCAGTGTCGTCATGAATAACCAGTAAATCATCCAGCGTCAATTTATAAAAATCCATGAGTGCCCGCGCGGCAACGCCAACTTCGTTATAGTACGTCGTTGGTTTGACCAAGAGAACTTTTTCCTGCGGACTAGCGGTTGACGACTTTGCGTCAGCAGTTGAGGCTAGCTTGACACTATTTAGCTCGGCAATATCCGCAAAGAATTTGGGCTTATTGCTAAATTGTGCACTCTGCCCTGCTGCCAACTGGTCAACTACTAGAAAGCCAGCGTTGTGCCGGGTGTAGGTGTACTTGTCGCCAGGATTACCGAGGGCTAGGATGACTTTCATAGCCTTAGTATATCACTTTGGCCAGGATGACGTATAATAGATGTATGGCGAAACGCGATGACGATTTGGAATTTAGTGTTAATGCGGCGTTTGACGAAGCGCGGGCGGTTATTGACAAGGTGCCGCTTTATTTGGTGAACGGCTCGCTGGGTGCCGGCAAGACCAGCGTGCTGGAATTCTTATTGCAACAAAGTGACTATAAGGGTGCGCGGGTGATTGAAAATGAATATGCCAATGAAAATGTCGACGGCTATCGGCTAGAAGGGCTGGCGGAGATGGTGACGACGCTGGCTGGCGATTGTGTTTGTTGTTCGTCGAAGCATGCGTTGACGCGGATGCTGCTGGACTTTTGCCGGAATTCTCCAGCGCCAGTGTTTATCGAGGCGACGGGCGTGGCGCGAACGATGAACTTGGTCGAGAAATTGATTAATGCACAAATCTTCAATAAGTATGAGTTGATGCAGAGTTTTTACGTGATCGATGCGCACGAGATTCTTAACGGTGTCGAGCCGGCGCACGAGGTTGAACTGCAGGCAGCAGACGTAATTTTAGTGACTAAGGAAGATTTGCTGAATGATAGCGAGCGAGCTGAATATGACATGAAACGGCGCGCCCTGCCCTACGCCAAGGTTTTAAGCGCACCGCACGGTCGGTTTGACCTCAGTAAATTAACCACGCCATCGGGACTGCTGGCGTTTTTTGATACGTATGACGGCGAACTGGCGGTGCCGGATAATCCGACTTATGCGGTGCTGGACGTTTCAGGCATGAAAATTACGGCAGCGACTTTGGAAAAAATATGGCCGGAA
Coding sequences:
- a CDS encoding aminoacyl-tRNA hydrolase, encoding MKVILALGNPGDKYTYTRHNAGFLVVDQLAAGQSAQFSNKPKFFADIAELNSVKLASTADAKSSTASPQEKVLLVKPTTYYNEVGVAARALMDFYKLTLDDLLVIHDDTDLDFGKIRVRKGGRDAGSNGLKSLHTHIGADFWHIRIGTDNLLRRQVSTDRFVMMNFNSDELTILKNWAIPTVRTMIHDFLSDQISAISVKL